Proteins co-encoded in one Papaver somniferum cultivar HN1 chromosome 5, ASM357369v1, whole genome shotgun sequence genomic window:
- the LOC113283715 gene encoding sister chromatid cohesion 1 protein 1-like isoform X4 encodes MATSFRVQITTSLSILICSFLCLASISVAYRPGDTVPMSKMGQYHSQRTVWHDMIGRQCPIFGVNREVLVPLAKPTGYTGADPYKMMAATLHKKLKRRELDKLDIVKICQEIMNPSVPMALRLSEILMGGVVIVYEMKVKLLLDDASRLLLEINDMWKLKAVGDQDVLPKGKNQAKFDEVTMAENDPMDDTAEIEQSRDNNNYKYKHNKAAYFPVELDLMEECFTSEGKHPEDKNHHQANREKITLLEPVEITPPEQHQFNRFERFDVDGDDEDVYTNFSFHEIPITLAPTPPPKIQGPMEVDDMNQLEVQEDEVKPKGNMGRNRNKQLAIDSNLVISNDEMESWLKDTSDLVQRRKRATSIPRMNTAQLMDIPPVALVMGLAGKHTTEIYYPKPLLDLYTRRIQIRNSPSGQFSGSTLEPQLTEPITPIVNKRVDRNPADLPVEDVHTGVRTRSMRASAEKQMPKHTVPIEDLYSGVRTRSMRASAEKQMPRHSVLIDDVHTGVRTRSMQASSEKEVEASRSKQPSIEKPMKMSISISLEANMIFTPGHSGDSERSTPSSELGNVFLLVEPEVQLSSGSRKRHSSRHRGGNLAPVDEDLIWDSPEPDFKFRRISENEVLCESETLVGTGATATQDPPANHEQPMSKTTDAILK; translated from the exons ATGGCGACGAGTTTCAGAGTTCAGATTACGACCTCATTATCCATCCTCATCTGTTCATTCTTGTGTTTAGCTTCGATTTCAGTTGCTTACAGACCTGGAGACACAGTTCCCATGAGCAAAATGGGTCAATATCATTCC CAAAGAACTGTTTGGCATGATATGATTGGTCGTCAATGTCCTATATTCGGCGTAAATCGTGAG GTTTTGGTACCTTTAGCTAAACCAACTGGGTATACTGGAGCTGATCCTTACAAAAT GATGGCGGCCACTCTGCATAAGAAACTAAAGAGGAGGGAACTGGATAAGCTTGATATAGTGAAAATATG cCAAGAGATTATGAATCCTTCTGTTCCTATGGCTTTGAGATTGTCAGAAATTTTAATGG GTGGGGTTGTGATAGTGTATGAGATGAAAGTGAAGCTTCTGCTTG ATGATGCGTCTCGATTACTG TTGGAGATCAATGACATGTGGAAGTTAAAAGCAGTTGGAGATCAAGATGTACTTCCTAAGGGGAAGAATCAAGCCAA GTTTGATGAAGTAACAATGGCTGAGAACGATCCAATGGATGATACAGCTGAGATCGAACAATCACGTGATAACAACAACTATAAGTACAAGCACAATAAGGCTGCTTATTTCCCTGTG GAACTGGACTTGATGGAGGAGTGTTTTACTAGTGAGGGGAAACACCCAGAGGATAAAAACCACCACCAAG CTAATAGAGAAAAAATTACATTGCTTGAACCTGTCGAAATCACTCCACCAGAGCAACATCAATTCAATCGCTTTGAGAG GTTTGATGTTGACGGGGATGACGAAGACGTGTATACAAATTTCAGTTTTCATGAGATACCCATTACACTTGCTCCTACACCACCACCAAAAATTCAAG GCCCTATGGAAGTTGATGACATGAACCAGCTG GAGGTACAAGAGGACGAGGTTAAGCCAAAAGGGAATATGGGAAGAAACAGAAACAAACAGCTTGCTATAGATTCCAATCTTGTCATTAGCAATGACGAAATGGAGAGCTGGCTTAAAGACACCTCCGACCTTGTACAAAGACGGAAG CGAGCAACATCTATCCCTAGAATGAACACAGCACAGCTCATGGACATCCCTCCCGTGGCTCTTGTAATGGGGTTGGCAGGAAAGCATACCACGGAGATCTATTATCCGAAACCTCTGCTTGATCTGTATACTAGAAGAATCCAGATTCGCAATTCCCCTTCTGGTCAATTTTCAGGAAGTACTTTAGAGCCCCAACTAACGGAACCAATCACACCAATTGTGAACAAGAGAGTTGATAGAAATCCAGCAGATCTG CCTGTTGAAGATGTGCATACCGGTGTAAGGACTCGTTCCATGCGAGCATCTGCTGAAAAGCAAATGCCAAAACATACTGTT CCCATTGAAGATCTGTACTCCGGTGTTAGGACTCGTTCCATGCGAGCATCTGCAGAAAAGCAAATGCCAAGACATTCTGTT CTCATTGATGATGTGCACACTGGTGTTAGGACTCGTTCCATGCAAGCATCTTCTGAGAAGGAGGTTGAAGCTTCTCGTTCCAAGCAACCATCCATTGAGAAGCCAATGAAAATGTCAATATCAATATCTCTCGAGGCCAACATGATTTTCACTCCTGGACATTCTG GGGACAGTGAGAGATCCACTCCAAGCTCTGAACTCGGAAATGTCTTCCTGCTAGTGGAACCAGAAGTCCAGTTATCTTCAGGAAG CAGAAAAAGGCATTCGTCAAGGCACAGAGGAGGAAACCTTGCTCCAGTAGACGAGGATCTAATATGGGATTCACCTGAACCTGATTTCAAGTTCAGAAGAATCTCAGAAAATGAGGTCTTATGTGAGAGCG aaACGCTTGTTGGAACCGGCGCAACTGCAACCCAAGATCCACCTGCGAACCACGAGCAACCAATGAGCAAGACCACTGATGCAATCCTAAAGTAA
- the LOC113283715 gene encoding sister chromatid cohesion 1 protein 1-like isoform X1: MATSFRVQITTSLSILICSFLCLASISVAYRPGDTVPMSKMGQYHSQRTVWHDMIGRQCPIFGVNREVLVPLAKPTGYTGADPYKMMAATLHKKLKRRELDKLDIVKICQEIMNPSVPMALRLSEILMGGVVIVYEMKVKLLLDDASRLLLEINDMWKLKAVGDQDVLPKGKNQAKFDEVTMAENDPMDDTAEIEQSRDNNNYKYKHNKAAYFPVELDLMEECFTSEGKHPEDKNHHQANREKITLLEPVEITPPEQHQFNRFERFDVDGDDEDVYTNFSFHEIPITLAPTPPPKIQGPMEVDDMNQLEVQEDEVKPKGNMGRNRNKQLAIDSNLVISNDEMESWLKDTSDLVQRRKRATSIPRMNTAQLMDIPPVALVMGLAGKHTTEIYYPKPLLDLYTRRIQIRNSPSGQFSGSTLEPQLTEPITPIVNKRVDRNPADLPVEDVHTGVRTRSMRASAEKQMPKHTVPIEDLYSGVRTRSMRASAEKQMPRHSVLIDDVHTGVRTRSMQASSEKEVEASRSKQPSIEKPMKMSISISLEANMIFTPGHSGDSERSTPSSELGNVFLLVEPEVQLSSGSRKRHSSRHRGGNLAPVDEDLIWDSPEPDFKFRRISENEVLCESETLVGTGATATQDPPANHEQPMSKTTDAILKAGNRGMRPEPSELEYLTTTASIKIFYP; this comes from the exons ATGGCGACGAGTTTCAGAGTTCAGATTACGACCTCATTATCCATCCTCATCTGTTCATTCTTGTGTTTAGCTTCGATTTCAGTTGCTTACAGACCTGGAGACACAGTTCCCATGAGCAAAATGGGTCAATATCATTCC CAAAGAACTGTTTGGCATGATATGATTGGTCGTCAATGTCCTATATTCGGCGTAAATCGTGAG GTTTTGGTACCTTTAGCTAAACCAACTGGGTATACTGGAGCTGATCCTTACAAAAT GATGGCGGCCACTCTGCATAAGAAACTAAAGAGGAGGGAACTGGATAAGCTTGATATAGTGAAAATATG cCAAGAGATTATGAATCCTTCTGTTCCTATGGCTTTGAGATTGTCAGAAATTTTAATGG GTGGGGTTGTGATAGTGTATGAGATGAAAGTGAAGCTTCTGCTTG ATGATGCGTCTCGATTACTG TTGGAGATCAATGACATGTGGAAGTTAAAAGCAGTTGGAGATCAAGATGTACTTCCTAAGGGGAAGAATCAAGCCAA GTTTGATGAAGTAACAATGGCTGAGAACGATCCAATGGATGATACAGCTGAGATCGAACAATCACGTGATAACAACAACTATAAGTACAAGCACAATAAGGCTGCTTATTTCCCTGTG GAACTGGACTTGATGGAGGAGTGTTTTACTAGTGAGGGGAAACACCCAGAGGATAAAAACCACCACCAAG CTAATAGAGAAAAAATTACATTGCTTGAACCTGTCGAAATCACTCCACCAGAGCAACATCAATTCAATCGCTTTGAGAG GTTTGATGTTGACGGGGATGACGAAGACGTGTATACAAATTTCAGTTTTCATGAGATACCCATTACACTTGCTCCTACACCACCACCAAAAATTCAAG GCCCTATGGAAGTTGATGACATGAACCAGCTG GAGGTACAAGAGGACGAGGTTAAGCCAAAAGGGAATATGGGAAGAAACAGAAACAAACAGCTTGCTATAGATTCCAATCTTGTCATTAGCAATGACGAAATGGAGAGCTGGCTTAAAGACACCTCCGACCTTGTACAAAGACGGAAG CGAGCAACATCTATCCCTAGAATGAACACAGCACAGCTCATGGACATCCCTCCCGTGGCTCTTGTAATGGGGTTGGCAGGAAAGCATACCACGGAGATCTATTATCCGAAACCTCTGCTTGATCTGTATACTAGAAGAATCCAGATTCGCAATTCCCCTTCTGGTCAATTTTCAGGAAGTACTTTAGAGCCCCAACTAACGGAACCAATCACACCAATTGTGAACAAGAGAGTTGATAGAAATCCAGCAGATCTG CCTGTTGAAGATGTGCATACCGGTGTAAGGACTCGTTCCATGCGAGCATCTGCTGAAAAGCAAATGCCAAAACATACTGTT CCCATTGAAGATCTGTACTCCGGTGTTAGGACTCGTTCCATGCGAGCATCTGCAGAAAAGCAAATGCCAAGACATTCTGTT CTCATTGATGATGTGCACACTGGTGTTAGGACTCGTTCCATGCAAGCATCTTCTGAGAAGGAGGTTGAAGCTTCTCGTTCCAAGCAACCATCCATTGAGAAGCCAATGAAAATGTCAATATCAATATCTCTCGAGGCCAACATGATTTTCACTCCTGGACATTCTG GGGACAGTGAGAGATCCACTCCAAGCTCTGAACTCGGAAATGTCTTCCTGCTAGTGGAACCAGAAGTCCAGTTATCTTCAGGAAG CAGAAAAAGGCATTCGTCAAGGCACAGAGGAGGAAACCTTGCTCCAGTAGACGAGGATCTAATATGGGATTCACCTGAACCTGATTTCAAGTTCAGAAGAATCTCAGAAAATGAGGTCTTATGTGAGAGCG aaACGCTTGTTGGAACCGGCGCAACTGCAACCCAAGATCCACCTGCGAACCACGAGCAACCAATGAGCAAGACCACTGATGCAATCCTAAA AGCGGGGAACCGAGGTATGAGACCAGAACCCAGTGAACTTGAGTACTTGACCACAACAGCTAGCATCAAGATCTTTTACCCATAA
- the LOC113283715 gene encoding sister chromatid cohesion 1 protein 1-like isoform X3 yields the protein MATSFRVQITTSLSILICSFLCLASISVAYRPGDTVPMSKMGQYHSQRTVWHDMIGRQCPIFGVNREVLVPLAKPTGYTGADPYKMMAATLHKKLKRRELDKLDIVKICQEIMNPSVPMALRLSEILMGGVVIVYEMKVKLLLDDASRLLLEINDMWKLKAVGDQDVLPKGKNQAKFDEVTMAENDPMDDTAEIEQSRDNNNYKYKHNKAAYFPVELDLMEECFTSEGKHPEDKNHHQANREKITLLEPVEITPPEQHQFNRFERFDVDGDDEDVYTNFSFHEIPITLAPTPPPKIQGPMEVDDMNQLEVQEDEVKPKGNMGRNRNKQLAIDSNLVISNDEMESWLKDTSDLVQRRKRATSIPRMNTAQLMDIPPVALVMGLAGKHTTEIYYPKPLLDLYTRRIQIRNSPSGQFSGSTLEPQLTEPITPIVNKRVDRNPADLPVEDVHTGVRTRSMRASAEKQMPKHTVPIEDLYSGVRTRSMRASAEKQMPRHSVLIDDVHTGVRTRSMQASSEKEVEASRSKQPSIEKPMKMSISISLEANMIFTPGHSGDSERSTPSSELGNVFLLVEPEVQLSSGSRKRHSSRHRGGNLAPVDEDLIWDSPEPDFKFRRISENEVLCESETLVGTGATATQDPPANHEQPMSKTTDAILKKKKLAY from the exons ATGGCGACGAGTTTCAGAGTTCAGATTACGACCTCATTATCCATCCTCATCTGTTCATTCTTGTGTTTAGCTTCGATTTCAGTTGCTTACAGACCTGGAGACACAGTTCCCATGAGCAAAATGGGTCAATATCATTCC CAAAGAACTGTTTGGCATGATATGATTGGTCGTCAATGTCCTATATTCGGCGTAAATCGTGAG GTTTTGGTACCTTTAGCTAAACCAACTGGGTATACTGGAGCTGATCCTTACAAAAT GATGGCGGCCACTCTGCATAAGAAACTAAAGAGGAGGGAACTGGATAAGCTTGATATAGTGAAAATATG cCAAGAGATTATGAATCCTTCTGTTCCTATGGCTTTGAGATTGTCAGAAATTTTAATGG GTGGGGTTGTGATAGTGTATGAGATGAAAGTGAAGCTTCTGCTTG ATGATGCGTCTCGATTACTG TTGGAGATCAATGACATGTGGAAGTTAAAAGCAGTTGGAGATCAAGATGTACTTCCTAAGGGGAAGAATCAAGCCAA GTTTGATGAAGTAACAATGGCTGAGAACGATCCAATGGATGATACAGCTGAGATCGAACAATCACGTGATAACAACAACTATAAGTACAAGCACAATAAGGCTGCTTATTTCCCTGTG GAACTGGACTTGATGGAGGAGTGTTTTACTAGTGAGGGGAAACACCCAGAGGATAAAAACCACCACCAAG CTAATAGAGAAAAAATTACATTGCTTGAACCTGTCGAAATCACTCCACCAGAGCAACATCAATTCAATCGCTTTGAGAG GTTTGATGTTGACGGGGATGACGAAGACGTGTATACAAATTTCAGTTTTCATGAGATACCCATTACACTTGCTCCTACACCACCACCAAAAATTCAAG GCCCTATGGAAGTTGATGACATGAACCAGCTG GAGGTACAAGAGGACGAGGTTAAGCCAAAAGGGAATATGGGAAGAAACAGAAACAAACAGCTTGCTATAGATTCCAATCTTGTCATTAGCAATGACGAAATGGAGAGCTGGCTTAAAGACACCTCCGACCTTGTACAAAGACGGAAG CGAGCAACATCTATCCCTAGAATGAACACAGCACAGCTCATGGACATCCCTCCCGTGGCTCTTGTAATGGGGTTGGCAGGAAAGCATACCACGGAGATCTATTATCCGAAACCTCTGCTTGATCTGTATACTAGAAGAATCCAGATTCGCAATTCCCCTTCTGGTCAATTTTCAGGAAGTACTTTAGAGCCCCAACTAACGGAACCAATCACACCAATTGTGAACAAGAGAGTTGATAGAAATCCAGCAGATCTG CCTGTTGAAGATGTGCATACCGGTGTAAGGACTCGTTCCATGCGAGCATCTGCTGAAAAGCAAATGCCAAAACATACTGTT CCCATTGAAGATCTGTACTCCGGTGTTAGGACTCGTTCCATGCGAGCATCTGCAGAAAAGCAAATGCCAAGACATTCTGTT CTCATTGATGATGTGCACACTGGTGTTAGGACTCGTTCCATGCAAGCATCTTCTGAGAAGGAGGTTGAAGCTTCTCGTTCCAAGCAACCATCCATTGAGAAGCCAATGAAAATGTCAATATCAATATCTCTCGAGGCCAACATGATTTTCACTCCTGGACATTCTG GGGACAGTGAGAGATCCACTCCAAGCTCTGAACTCGGAAATGTCTTCCTGCTAGTGGAACCAGAAGTCCAGTTATCTTCAGGAAG CAGAAAAAGGCATTCGTCAAGGCACAGAGGAGGAAACCTTGCTCCAGTAGACGAGGATCTAATATGGGATTCACCTGAACCTGATTTCAAGTTCAGAAGAATCTCAGAAAATGAGGTCTTATGTGAGAGCG aaACGCTTGTTGGAACCGGCGCAACTGCAACCCAAGATCCACCTGCGAACCACGAGCAACCAATGAGCAAGACCACTGATGCAATCCTAAA gAAAAAAAAACTGGCATATTAA
- the LOC113283715 gene encoding sister chromatid cohesion 1 protein 1-like isoform X5, whose protein sequence is MAATLHKKLKRRELDKLDIVKICQEIMNPSVPMALRLSEILMGGVVIVYEMKVKLLLDDASRLLLEINDMWKLKAVGDQDVLPKGKNQAKFDEVTMAENDPMDDTAEIEQSRDNNNYKYKHNKAAYFPVELDLMEECFTSEGKHPEDKNHHQANREKITLLEPVEITPPEQHQFNRFERFDVDGDDEDVYTNFSFHEIPITLAPTPPPKIQGPMEVDDMNQLEVQEDEVKPKGNMGRNRNKQLAIDSNLVISNDEMESWLKDTSDLVQRRKRATSIPRMNTAQLMDIPPVALVMGLAGKHTTEIYYPKPLLDLYTRRIQIRNSPSGQFSGSTLEPQLTEPITPIVNKRVDRNPADLPVEDVHTGVRTRSMRASAEKQMPKHTVPIEDLYSGVRTRSMRASAEKQMPRHSVLIDDVHTGVRTRSMQASSEKEVEASRSKQPSIEKPMKMSISISLEANMIFTPGHSGDSERSTPSSELGNVFLLVEPEVQLSSGSRKRHSSRHRGGNLAPVDEDLIWDSPEPDFKFRRISENEVLCESETLVGTGATATQDPPANHEQPMSKTTDAILKAGNRGMRPEPSELEYLTTTASIKIFYP, encoded by the exons ATGGCGGCCACTCTGCATAAGAAACTAAAGAGGAGGGAACTGGATAAGCTTGATATAGTGAAAATATG cCAAGAGATTATGAATCCTTCTGTTCCTATGGCTTTGAGATTGTCAGAAATTTTAATGG GTGGGGTTGTGATAGTGTATGAGATGAAAGTGAAGCTTCTGCTTG ATGATGCGTCTCGATTACTG TTGGAGATCAATGACATGTGGAAGTTAAAAGCAGTTGGAGATCAAGATGTACTTCCTAAGGGGAAGAATCAAGCCAA GTTTGATGAAGTAACAATGGCTGAGAACGATCCAATGGATGATACAGCTGAGATCGAACAATCACGTGATAACAACAACTATAAGTACAAGCACAATAAGGCTGCTTATTTCCCTGTG GAACTGGACTTGATGGAGGAGTGTTTTACTAGTGAGGGGAAACACCCAGAGGATAAAAACCACCACCAAG CTAATAGAGAAAAAATTACATTGCTTGAACCTGTCGAAATCACTCCACCAGAGCAACATCAATTCAATCGCTTTGAGAG GTTTGATGTTGACGGGGATGACGAAGACGTGTATACAAATTTCAGTTTTCATGAGATACCCATTACACTTGCTCCTACACCACCACCAAAAATTCAAG GCCCTATGGAAGTTGATGACATGAACCAGCTG GAGGTACAAGAGGACGAGGTTAAGCCAAAAGGGAATATGGGAAGAAACAGAAACAAACAGCTTGCTATAGATTCCAATCTTGTCATTAGCAATGACGAAATGGAGAGCTGGCTTAAAGACACCTCCGACCTTGTACAAAGACGGAAG CGAGCAACATCTATCCCTAGAATGAACACAGCACAGCTCATGGACATCCCTCCCGTGGCTCTTGTAATGGGGTTGGCAGGAAAGCATACCACGGAGATCTATTATCCGAAACCTCTGCTTGATCTGTATACTAGAAGAATCCAGATTCGCAATTCCCCTTCTGGTCAATTTTCAGGAAGTACTTTAGAGCCCCAACTAACGGAACCAATCACACCAATTGTGAACAAGAGAGTTGATAGAAATCCAGCAGATCTG CCTGTTGAAGATGTGCATACCGGTGTAAGGACTCGTTCCATGCGAGCATCTGCTGAAAAGCAAATGCCAAAACATACTGTT CCCATTGAAGATCTGTACTCCGGTGTTAGGACTCGTTCCATGCGAGCATCTGCAGAAAAGCAAATGCCAAGACATTCTGTT CTCATTGATGATGTGCACACTGGTGTTAGGACTCGTTCCATGCAAGCATCTTCTGAGAAGGAGGTTGAAGCTTCTCGTTCCAAGCAACCATCCATTGAGAAGCCAATGAAAATGTCAATATCAATATCTCTCGAGGCCAACATGATTTTCACTCCTGGACATTCTG GGGACAGTGAGAGATCCACTCCAAGCTCTGAACTCGGAAATGTCTTCCTGCTAGTGGAACCAGAAGTCCAGTTATCTTCAGGAAG CAGAAAAAGGCATTCGTCAAGGCACAGAGGAGGAAACCTTGCTCCAGTAGACGAGGATCTAATATGGGATTCACCTGAACCTGATTTCAAGTTCAGAAGAATCTCAGAAAATGAGGTCTTATGTGAGAGCG aaACGCTTGTTGGAACCGGCGCAACTGCAACCCAAGATCCACCTGCGAACCACGAGCAACCAATGAGCAAGACCACTGATGCAATCCTAAA AGCGGGGAACCGAGGTATGAGACCAGAACCCAGTGAACTTGAGTACTTGACCACAACAGCTAGCATCAAGATCTTTTACCCATAA
- the LOC113283716 gene encoding uncharacterized protein LOC113283716, whose product MATKFRVQIPTSLSILICWFLCLASISVAYRPGDVVPMSKMGQYHSQRTVWHDMIGRQCPIFGVNREVLVPLAKPTGYTGADPYKISFQVGKEKFLIPWLLVINRKGPEVPMIDVNLRYSGNDLHGVTAKVVDMPHHYVEVHPNIRNQFWSPEHWPKHVLVRYTWEEHSEIDVPAGFYVLFGSGLAMSFILAIYVLQSSQDKLARFVRETVTEGSMPGGGVAKVE is encoded by the exons ATGGCGACGAAATTCAGGGTTCAGATTCCGACCTCATTATCCATCCTCATCTGTTGGTTCTTGTGCTTAGCTTCGATTTCAGTTGCTTATAGACCTGGAGACGTAGTTCCTATGAGCAAAATGGGTCAATATCATTCC CAAAGAACTGTTTGGCATGATATGATTGGTCGTCAATGTCCTATATTCGGCGTAAATCGTGAG GTTTTGGTACCTTTAGCTAAACCAACTGGGTATACTGGAGCTGATCCTTACAAAat ATCATTTCAAGTTGGCAAAgagaagtttcttattccttggCTTCTTGTAATAAATCGGAAGGGGCCTGAAGTCCCTATGATTGACGTCAACTTG AGGTATTCAGGAAATGATTTACATGGTGTCACGGCTAAAGTTGTAGACATGCCTCATCATT ATGTTGAAGTTCATCCCAACATACGTAATCAGTTTTGGAGTCCAGAGCACTGGCCAAAACATGTTCTTGTTAGATACACATG GGAGGAGCACTCGGAGATAGATGTTCCAGCTGGTTTTTATGTATTGTTTGGATCAG GGCTTGCGATGTCATTTATCCTTGCAATATATGTGTTGCAGTCCTCTCAGGACAAACTAGCAAG GTTTGTGAGGGAGACTGTTACTGAAGGCAGCATGCCTGGTGGTGGAGTGGCCAAGGTCGAATAG
- the LOC113283715 gene encoding sister chromatid cohesion 1 protein 1-like isoform X2, producing the protein MATSFRVQITTSLSILICSFLCLASISVAYRPGDTVPMSKMGQYHSQRTVWHDMIGRQCPIFGVNREVLVPLAKPTGYTGADPYKMMAATLHKKLKRRELDKLDIVKICQEIMNPSVPMALRLSEILMGGVVIVYEMKVKLLLDDASRLLLEINDMWKLKAVGDQDVLPKGKNQAKFDEVTMAENDPMDDTAEIEQSRDNNNYKYKHNKAAYFPVELDLMEECFTSEGKHPEDKNHHQANREKITLLEPVEITPPEQHQFNRFERFDVDGDDEDVYTNFSFHEIPITLAPTPPPKIQGPMEVDDMNQLEVQEDEVKPKGNMGRNRNKQLAIDSNLVISNDEMESWLKDTSDLVQRRKRATSIPRMNTAQLMDIPPVALVMGLAGKHTTEIYYPKPLLDLYTRRIQIRNSPSGQFSGSTLEPQLTEPITPIVNKRVDRNPADLPVEDVHTGVRTRSMRASAEKQMPKHTVPIEDLYSGVRTRSMRASAEKQMPRHSVLIDDVHTGVRTRSMQASSEKEVEASRSKQPSIEKPMKMSISISLEANMIFTPGHSGDSERSTPSSELGNVFLLVEPEVQLSSGRKRHSSRHRGGNLAPVDEDLIWDSPEPDFKFRRISENEVLCESETLVGTGATATQDPPANHEQPMSKTTDAILKAGNRGMRPEPSELEYLTTTASIKIFYP; encoded by the exons ATGGCGACGAGTTTCAGAGTTCAGATTACGACCTCATTATCCATCCTCATCTGTTCATTCTTGTGTTTAGCTTCGATTTCAGTTGCTTACAGACCTGGAGACACAGTTCCCATGAGCAAAATGGGTCAATATCATTCC CAAAGAACTGTTTGGCATGATATGATTGGTCGTCAATGTCCTATATTCGGCGTAAATCGTGAG GTTTTGGTACCTTTAGCTAAACCAACTGGGTATACTGGAGCTGATCCTTACAAAAT GATGGCGGCCACTCTGCATAAGAAACTAAAGAGGAGGGAACTGGATAAGCTTGATATAGTGAAAATATG cCAAGAGATTATGAATCCTTCTGTTCCTATGGCTTTGAGATTGTCAGAAATTTTAATGG GTGGGGTTGTGATAGTGTATGAGATGAAAGTGAAGCTTCTGCTTG ATGATGCGTCTCGATTACTG TTGGAGATCAATGACATGTGGAAGTTAAAAGCAGTTGGAGATCAAGATGTACTTCCTAAGGGGAAGAATCAAGCCAA GTTTGATGAAGTAACAATGGCTGAGAACGATCCAATGGATGATACAGCTGAGATCGAACAATCACGTGATAACAACAACTATAAGTACAAGCACAATAAGGCTGCTTATTTCCCTGTG GAACTGGACTTGATGGAGGAGTGTTTTACTAGTGAGGGGAAACACCCAGAGGATAAAAACCACCACCAAG CTAATAGAGAAAAAATTACATTGCTTGAACCTGTCGAAATCACTCCACCAGAGCAACATCAATTCAATCGCTTTGAGAG GTTTGATGTTGACGGGGATGACGAAGACGTGTATACAAATTTCAGTTTTCATGAGATACCCATTACACTTGCTCCTACACCACCACCAAAAATTCAAG GCCCTATGGAAGTTGATGACATGAACCAGCTG GAGGTACAAGAGGACGAGGTTAAGCCAAAAGGGAATATGGGAAGAAACAGAAACAAACAGCTTGCTATAGATTCCAATCTTGTCATTAGCAATGACGAAATGGAGAGCTGGCTTAAAGACACCTCCGACCTTGTACAAAGACGGAAG CGAGCAACATCTATCCCTAGAATGAACACAGCACAGCTCATGGACATCCCTCCCGTGGCTCTTGTAATGGGGTTGGCAGGAAAGCATACCACGGAGATCTATTATCCGAAACCTCTGCTTGATCTGTATACTAGAAGAATCCAGATTCGCAATTCCCCTTCTGGTCAATTTTCAGGAAGTACTTTAGAGCCCCAACTAACGGAACCAATCACACCAATTGTGAACAAGAGAGTTGATAGAAATCCAGCAGATCTG CCTGTTGAAGATGTGCATACCGGTGTAAGGACTCGTTCCATGCGAGCATCTGCTGAAAAGCAAATGCCAAAACATACTGTT CCCATTGAAGATCTGTACTCCGGTGTTAGGACTCGTTCCATGCGAGCATCTGCAGAAAAGCAAATGCCAAGACATTCTGTT CTCATTGATGATGTGCACACTGGTGTTAGGACTCGTTCCATGCAAGCATCTTCTGAGAAGGAGGTTGAAGCTTCTCGTTCCAAGCAACCATCCATTGAGAAGCCAATGAAAATGTCAATATCAATATCTCTCGAGGCCAACATGATTTTCACTCCTGGACATTCTG GGGACAGTGAGAGATCCACTCCAAGCTCTGAACTCGGAAATGTCTTCCTGCTAGTGGAACCAGAAGTCCAGTTATCTTCAGGAAG AAAAAGGCATTCGTCAAGGCACAGAGGAGGAAACCTTGCTCCAGTAGACGAGGATCTAATATGGGATTCACCTGAACCTGATTTCAAGTTCAGAAGAATCTCAGAAAATGAGGTCTTATGTGAGAGCG aaACGCTTGTTGGAACCGGCGCAACTGCAACCCAAGATCCACCTGCGAACCACGAGCAACCAATGAGCAAGACCACTGATGCAATCCTAAA AGCGGGGAACCGAGGTATGAGACCAGAACCCAGTGAACTTGAGTACTTGACCACAACAGCTAGCATCAAGATCTTTTACCCATAA